ACATTTAAGTCATTTATTTTGTCTTAAATAATATTTAAGTATTTTATAAAATTCTTAATTTTTTTCTTAATTATATCTATATTTTCTTGAATTAGTATACTTTTTAATGTACTTTTACATTTCATTAAAACAAAAGACAAGGAGCTATGCACGAGTTGTTTACTTTTCTTAACAACCCCTATTTAGTCGTTTTGGAAGAAAGCCTGAAAAGCCTACCCGGAATTGAGCGCATAGATTTATTGTTTTATAATGTAGAAAACTCCAAAACTGAACTTCATAGTGTCGGGCGCACAAATAACAAGCAACAGGCAATACGACTTAATTTCACAAAAGAATCGTTGGATACGCTAAACACATTTAGGAGAAAACAGAGTAATCAAAATTGGCTCAGAATAGATAATATCCCCTATTCTAATTATAAAGAAAACGAAATTAAGCAAGACCTATTTTCCGAATTTGACAGTCACGTTTTATGTTTGGCTTTTCCAAATACTACAGATTACTCCAAAGACTTATATCTTTTCTATTTTAGGAAAAACACTAGCGACTTTGGTTTAAGCAGAAACGACAAAGTACTAACTACCTCTAATAAAGCTATTATCGGACATTTACTTTACAATAGTTTAAATGCCCAACTAAATACTATTAAACACAATCAAAATAGTTTAAAAATAATTAATGAGCATACTCGCTTAATTTTAGAAAATAAGAATAAAATTAAACTTGAGAATATCGCATTAAAAAATAGAAATAAGGAAAATATCCTTCAGCTTACAGAATTCTTAATCAATGATTTAAATAATAGCGATAAGGATATATTTTATTTATCAGAAGATGCAAAAGACAAAATTGGTGAATTTTCAAATGGCATATTTGAATTAAAAAAACAATTAAGCATAGCTATGTCTTTGGCTAAAACCATAAATTTTGGAACAGGTGTATACGAGCATATTATAAAATCTGATTACCTTAATTTTAAATCATCAGAAGAAATACAAAGCAAATCCCTATCTACAGAAATTTTATCTGAAGAAAATACAAAACACCGACATTCTAAGACTTTCGATTTCCTTAACGATATGGAGCAAGCAGCTCAATTGCTTCTTAAACAAAACTGGAAACTTACCAGTGCAAATGTTGGCCATAAATTAGAAAAACCTATTACTGCAGCGGCTATATCGGATAAGTTAAAACATCATACTCCTAAGATTATAAGTCTTTTAGAACAATATCCGGCCAAATGGCCTCTTATTCGGAAACGCTTCCGCCCATTGCAAAATGTAATTGTAAAGGCAGAAAATAAGTCGTTTGAAAGAGCAAGTTAATTTCCCTTTATTACCATCTGTATTGGCATAAACCCTAACTTTGAATAAACTTTCATTCAAAACACTATGTCCATTAAGAAATACTTTATTGTTTTTATTTCTATTTTGAGTTTTGGACTAATCAATGCTCAAGAAAGCAAAAATTTTATCCAATACGTAAATCCTTTTGTAGGCACAAAAAATATGGGACATACCTATCCTGGAGCCACTCGCCCTTTCGGGATGGTACAGCTTAGCCCCGAAACAGATAACCAAGCTTATGCCATTAATGGAAAATACAATCCTCAAACTTATGAATATTGCTCTGGTTATCAATTCAAAGATTTTACTATTGTGGGTTTTAGTCATACCCATTTTAGCGGTACCGGTCATTCCGATTTAGGTGATTTTTTGGTGATGCCAACCGTAGGAAAATTGCTATTAAATCCGGGGACTTCTTCAGCACCGGAAACAGGATATCGTTCTCGCTTTTCGCATAATAACGAGAAAGCAGAACCAAATTATTATCAAGTTTATTTATCTGATTACCGGATAAATGCAGAATTTACCTCAAGTAAAAGAGTAGGTTTCCATCGCTATACTTTCCCTAAAACAGATAGCGCAAATATCATACTCGATTTAATGGCTGGGATTTACAATTTTGAAGAGAAGAATGTCTGGACTTTTATTCGGATTGAAAACGATACATTGGTAACGGGATATCGTCAAACTCAGGGTTGGGCAAGAACGAGAACAGTCTATTTCGCTCTTTCATTTTCCAAACCGATAAAAGAATACGGCCATAAAAAATACGACAAACAGCTTTATCGCGGGTTTTGGCGTAAGTTTGACGAAACAAAAAACTTTCCTGAAATGGCTGGACGCCAGATTCGAGCTTACTTTCAGTTTGATATGGATGAAGGCGAAGAGATTCTTTTAAAGTTTGCTCTTTCATCAACATCTACTGTCGGGGCTTTGCGTAACTTAAAAGCTGAAATTCCACACTGGGATTTTAATCGTATTAAAAAGGAAGGTCAAGATGAATGGAACCAAGAATTGGCTAAAATTCAGGTTGAAACTCAGACTTTAGCCGATAAAGAAACATTTTATACTGCACTTTATCATAGCTTTTTAAGCCCAATAGAATATATGGATGTGGATGGCGCATACAAAGGATTGGACGGCAATATTCATTATGCAGAAGGCTTTACGAATTACACCATTTTCTCTTTATGGGATACCTATAGAGCGCTTCACCCCTTGTTTAATCTTATTCAACCTACAAGAAATAAAGATATGATGGAATCTTTATTGGCGCATTACGATCAGAGTGTACATCCAATGCTTCCGGTTTGGTCGCATTATGCTAACGAAAACTGGTGTATGATTGGTTACCACAGCGTTTCTCTTTTAGCCGATGCAATGATAAAAGGCGTATTGAAGCCCGAATCTTATCAAAGAGCATTATCTGCTTCTGTTCAAACTGCAAATACATCATATTATGATGGTATTGAATTTTATAAAGAGCTTGGCTATGTTCCTGACGATAAAAACTCTTATTCCGTTTCAAAAACTTTGGAATATGCTTATGACGATTGGTGTATTGCTCAAATGGCAAATACTTTGAATGATAAAAAAGTGTCTGAGAAATTTGAAACGAGAGCACTCTCCTATCAAAATGTCTTCAATCCAGATAAAGGATCTATGGCTCCAAAATTGGCCAATGGCGAATGGCGAAAAGACTTTGATAAACTGAGTACACACGGACAAGGTTTTATTGAAGGTAATGCTTGGAATTACAGCCTATACGTTCCTCAAGCTCCTGATAAATTAATCTCCTTGATGGGTGGAAAAAAGGCTTTTGAGCTCCATTTAGATTCATTATTTACCCAGCATTTAGATGATGAATATTTTGCTCATACCGAAGATATTACCCGAGACGGAATTATCGGATTATATGTGCACGGAAACGAACCTGGTCATCACATCCCCTTTCTTTATAATTGGACAAATGCTCCCTGGAAAACACAGGAACGGGTTCGGATGATTATGAAAACGATGTATTCCAATTCAAACGACGGTTTATGTGGCAATGATGATGCCGGTCAGATGAGTGCTTGGTATATTTTTAATGCTTTAGGCTTTTATCCCATTGCACCAGGATCAGACCGCTATGCTATTGGTAGTCCAAACGTAAAATCTGCAAATCTAACTTTCGAAAACGGAAATCAGTTGCAAATAAAAGTGCTAAATCAAAGTCCAAAGAATGTTTATATAAAACATATTAGACTAAATGGTAAAATAATAAATCGCTTGTATTTAACTCATAATGAATTAATGCAGGGCGGTATTTTAGAGTTTAAGATGGGAAGTAGCCCAAATAAAAAAGCGGTTTCAATTGCTCCTTAAATCCATTTTATTAAAGAGAAATCTTCGGGATAAGCCAAATTATCTGATTTAGGACTTATACGAAAAACATAATCGTAAACACCAGCTCTTTCAACAGGAATAGCGCAAGAATAAAGCACATTACCGTTAGGTAAATTTTCTACTTTCATCTCTTCCTTATAGATGATTCGCTTAATTTCATCTTCTTCTTTTTCACCAAAAAGGATTTCAACGCGTACATCTTCTGCAGAAAGCTCGGCTAAGTTTATCTCAATTCGAGCCATAAAAGTATCGCCTAAATTAAGAGTATGATCCTGATAACTTTGCGGCAATTCTTCAGAAATAATCTGTATATCCTCCCATTGATTAACAATTTTTTCTTTCCATTTTGCTAAACTCGAAGCTACCTCAAAATTATTAGCATAAAAAGCTTTAGAGCTAACAAACAACTTATTGTAAAAGCGATCGAAATAATCATCAAGCATACGTTTCATCGTAAAATGAGGTGCAATTTGTGTAAAGGTATTTTTGATGTGAGCAATCCACTGATCAGAAACGTCACTATTATCTTTGTTGTAATATGCTTTTACAATTTCCGATTCCAATTTAGAATAAATAACTTCTGCATCCAGCATATTTTGCATATTTTGTTCTAAATAGGTTCTGCTTTCTTCTAAAGCCCAACCTGCCCCATCGGTATATCCTTCGGCCCACCAGCCATCGAGAACAGAGAAGTTCATCACACCATTCATAACGGCTTTTTCCCCACTTGTTCCAGAAGCTTCTAATGGTCGTGTTGGAGTGTTTAACCATACATCAACACCACTAACCAAATGCTTAGCCAATTCCATATCATAATTTTCTATAAAGAGAATCTTTCCAATAAAATCAGGCATCTTAGAAACTTCTATAACACGTTTTATTAAATCTTGTCCGGCCTTATCGTGCGGATGAGCTTTTCCGGCAAAAAGAAACTGTATAGGTTGTGTTGTACTGGATACCAGTTGACGTAAACGATCTAAATTAGTAAATAATAAATGTGCTCTTTTATAGGTAGCAAAACGACGAGCAAAACCAATAGTTAAAGATTTTGGGTTCATATTTTCCATCACTTGAACAATATAAGCAGGATGCTCTTGACGCTCTTTTAACTCCTGTGTCAGTCTAACTTTCAAATAATCAAATAAATGTCTTTTCTGATTGAGATGTAACTCCCAAATACGATCATTAGAAATATCGTTGATAGTCTTCCATACTTTCTCATCGCTTTGTGTTTCCAAAAAATCTTGACCAAAAAGTTCGTGATGAAATTGCTGCCATTCTTTGGATGTCCAAGTGGAATAATGCACTCCATTAGTAACATATCCAATATGTAATTCGTCGGCATAATACCCATCGTAAAGCGACTTAAACATTTCTTGACTAACATGCCCATGAATACGGCTTACACCATTCATCTCTTGCGACATACGTGCTGCGAGTACACTCATAGAAAATTTTTGATTGCCCTCATTTTCCGTCCATCGTCCCAAGTTCATAAAGTCATTCCAAGTTAGTTGAAGACGGTCTGCATAATGAGGAATATATTTTCTCAATATACTTTCTTCAAAAGCGTCATGACCGGCAGGAACGGGAGTATGCGTTGTAAATAAAGTACTTGCACGCACAACTTCTTTAGCCTCATTAAAACTTAAATTATCGTTTTGAATTAAGTTTTTTAAACGTTCCAAAGAATTGAAAGCTGCATGACCTTCATTAGCGTGATAAATATCCGGTTTTAAGCCTAATGTTTCTATTAAGCGAATACCTCCAACACCTAATAACAGCTCCTGTTTTAAACGATTTTCCCAATCGCCACCATAAAGCTGATGGCTGACTTTTTTATCTTCTTCAGAATTTTCTTCAATATCTGTATCGAGCAAATAAAGTGGAATGCGTCCAACTTGTGCTAACCAGACTTTAGCCTTCATATTTCTGCCCGGCAAAGCAATGCTTACCGTTGCCCATTTGCCGTCAGACAAACGCACAGGAACAACAGAAAGCCGAGAGAATTTTTGAGGATTATAAATATCTATTTGATTACCACTGACTGATAATTTTTGCTTAAAATATCCATAACGATATAAAAGACCTATGCCAATCATATTTACGTTAGAGTCAGAAGCCTGCTTTAAATAATCGCCTGCCAAAATGCCTAAACCGCCTGAGAATATTTTTAAACTATCGTCGATGCCGTATTCCATGCTGAAATAGGCAATTTGTTGTTTTGGCTTTTCCTTAGCTTTTGCCATATAAGCCTCGAACTTATTCATTACTTTTTCATAATGAGCCATAAAATCCTTATCGGATAAAAGTTTATCATAGCGTGCCTGCGAAATTTCTTCAAGCATAGCAACCGGGTTCTTCTTTAGTTTTAGCCAAAGCCCTCCTCCCATTCTATCAAAGAAATCTTGTGCACAATAGTTCCACGACCACCAAAGATTTTTGGTCAGTATCTCCAATTTTTGTAGCTCTTTGGGTAAAACAGGGCGAACCAAGACTTTTTTCCAATTAGGTTTTTGAGAAACTTTCAACACATTGGATTGCACCAAGCTAAACTGCTCCTGACCGGCAACTTCTTTTACTCTTGCTGAAACCTTTTCAAGAGCTTTAGTATAGGTTTCTTCATAATATTCTATAAAATTCTTCCATTGTGCCGCTTCTGCAATACGTACAGCGTCTTTTTTTGCCTGACCTATATATTTTGTCTCACCGCGGTAGAAATTTAATATATGATCTGTAATACTCTGAATAACTTCTCTTTCGTTAATATCGCTGCGAGGCACTACTTTTAGTCCATTATTTTCTTCAAAGGAAGCTTGTACCCAACGGCCAAAGCCCGATAATGAAGTAGTTACAGAAGGTACTCCAAAAGCAAGACTTTCTAATGGGGTGTAGCCCCAAGGTTCATAATAAGATGGAAAAACGCTCAAATCGCAGACGGATAAAAGATCGTAATATTTTTGATTAAAAATACCATCTTCCCCTTGCAAGTACGCAGGAACACTAATTACTGTGAGCAAATCATCGGCAGCATTAATCAGTTCAAGCTCATCCATTTTGTTTTTGATAGGATCATGATTCTCATCCGTTAATTGATGCGTAAATCGTTTGCCTAAAAAATTACTGGAATTTATATTTAAAGCTTTGGCTAATTCTATATCTACACCTCTAATACCGGCAGGAATCATTAAAAAGGCGATTACCTTCCTTTTTTCAAGCTTAGATTTTAGCTGATTAAGAGCTTCAAGGAAAACATCAAT
This sequence is a window from Bacteroidales bacterium. Protein-coding genes within it:
- a CDS encoding GH92 family glycosyl hydrolase, producing the protein MSIKKYFIVFISILSFGLINAQESKNFIQYVNPFVGTKNMGHTYPGATRPFGMVQLSPETDNQAYAINGKYNPQTYEYCSGYQFKDFTIVGFSHTHFSGTGHSDLGDFLVMPTVGKLLLNPGTSSAPETGYRSRFSHNNEKAEPNYYQVYLSDYRINAEFTSSKRVGFHRYTFPKTDSANIILDLMAGIYNFEEKNVWTFIRIENDTLVTGYRQTQGWARTRTVYFALSFSKPIKEYGHKKYDKQLYRGFWRKFDETKNFPEMAGRQIRAYFQFDMDEGEEILLKFALSSTSTVGALRNLKAEIPHWDFNRIKKEGQDEWNQELAKIQVETQTLADKETFYTALYHSFLSPIEYMDVDGAYKGLDGNIHYAEGFTNYTIFSLWDTYRALHPLFNLIQPTRNKDMMESLLAHYDQSVHPMLPVWSHYANENWCMIGYHSVSLLADAMIKGVLKPESYQRALSASVQTANTSYYDGIEFYKELGYVPDDKNSYSVSKTLEYAYDDWCIAQMANTLNDKKVSEKFETRALSYQNVFNPDKGSMAPKLANGEWRKDFDKLSTHGQGFIEGNAWNYSLYVPQAPDKLISLMGGKKAFELHLDSLFTQHLDDEYFAHTEDITRDGIIGLYVHGNEPGHHIPFLYNWTNAPWKTQERVRMIMKTMYSNSNDGLCGNDDAGQMSAWYIFNALGFYPIAPGSDRYAIGSPNVKSANLTFENGNQLQIKVLNQSPKNVYIKHIRLNGKIINRLYLTHNELMQGGILEFKMGSSPNKKAVSIAP
- the glgP gene encoding alpha-glucan family phosphorylase, which translates into the protein MKTKYIFETAWEVCNKIGGIHTVLASKAPAIQPKYGDNYFFIGPDVWMETSKNPEFTEDKSLFTDWTAHAQSEGINFRIGRWNIKGNPIAILIDFKPYFNKKDQIFGSWWETYKLDSISGGWDYIEPALFGYAAGRLIDSFQKYYGVYQDGIAAHFHEWMTASAILYLKQNNPSIATVFTTHATVLGRSIAGNGLPLYDQIDKYNPDMVAREFSVVAKHSLEKLAAQNADMFTTVSEVTNVECKYFLGKAVDIVTPNGFDGRLVAPAKEVKRENNRDLLLKVASKMTNNKFDKDTLLLVISGRYEYRNKGIDVFLEALNQLKSKLEKRKVIAFLMIPAGIRGVDIELAKALNINSSNFLGKRFTHQLTDENHDPIKNKMDELELINAADDLLTVISVPAYLQGEDGIFNQKYYDLLSVCDLSVFPSYYEPWGYTPLESLAFGVPSVTTSLSGFGRWVQASFEENNGLKVVPRSDINEREVIQSITDHILNFYRGETKYIGQAKKDAVRIAEAAQWKNFIEYYEETYTKALEKVSARVKEVAGQEQFSLVQSNVLKVSQKPNWKKVLVRPVLPKELQKLEILTKNLWWSWNYCAQDFFDRMGGGLWLKLKKNPVAMLEEISQARYDKLLSDKDFMAHYEKVMNKFEAYMAKAKEKPKQQIAYFSMEYGIDDSLKIFSGGLGILAGDYLKQASDSNVNMIGIGLLYRYGYFKQKLSVSGNQIDIYNPQKFSRLSVVPVRLSDGKWATVSIALPGRNMKAKVWLAQVGRIPLYLLDTDIEENSEEDKKVSHQLYGGDWENRLKQELLLGVGGIRLIETLGLKPDIYHANEGHAAFNSLERLKNLIQNDNLSFNEAKEVVRASTLFTTHTPVPAGHDAFEESILRKYIPHYADRLQLTWNDFMNLGRWTENEGNQKFSMSVLAARMSQEMNGVSRIHGHVSQEMFKSLYDGYYADELHIGYVTNGVHYSTWTSKEWQQFHHELFGQDFLETQSDEKVWKTINDISNDRIWELHLNQKRHLFDYLKVRLTQELKERQEHPAYIVQVMENMNPKSLTIGFARRFATYKRAHLLFTNLDRLRQLVSSTTQPIQFLFAGKAHPHDKAGQDLIKRVIEVSKMPDFIGKILFIENYDMELAKHLVSGVDVWLNTPTRPLEASGTSGEKAVMNGVMNFSVLDGWWAEGYTDGAGWALEESRTYLEQNMQNMLDAEVIYSKLESEIVKAYYNKDNSDVSDQWIAHIKNTFTQIAPHFTMKRMLDDYFDRFYNKLFVSSKAFYANNFEVASSLAKWKEKIVNQWEDIQIISEELPQSYQDHTLNLGDTFMARIEINLAELSAEDVRVEILFGEKEEDEIKRIIYKEEMKVENLPNGNVLYSCAIPVERAGVYDYVFRISPKSDNLAYPEDFSLIKWI